The following proteins are co-located in the Spinactinospora alkalitolerans genome:
- a CDS encoding Rv2578c family radical SAM protein translates to MRWEHLRLDGAEESPALIERGAVTRVFDTPGFRGMTFYEVRARSIINEVPGASRVPFRFTVNPYRGCSHGCVGCFARNSHTYLDLDSGHDFDSRIVVKVNAPEALRRELATPKWRVRNAGEPIALGTNVDCYQRAEGRYRLMPGIISALRDTGHPFSILTRGPLILRDLDLLADAAQHVDVGLNVSVPFVDDGLSRLFEPGAANPSARLRICAALTERGLDCGVLMAPILPYLSDSPRQLAATVRAIAEAGATRIMPIVLHLRPGAREWYLAWLREHHPGLLPRYAELYRGGSYAPKAYQRRIAERVRALAREHGIGRHAPTARSAGPAESVPEAPRAPQRPRATQLSLL, encoded by the coding sequence GTGCGCTGGGAGCACCTGCGGTTGGACGGAGCGGAGGAGTCCCCGGCCCTGATCGAGCGGGGCGCCGTCACCCGCGTCTTCGACACCCCCGGCTTCCGCGGAATGACGTTCTACGAGGTTCGGGCGCGGTCGATCATCAACGAGGTCCCCGGCGCGTCACGGGTGCCGTTCCGCTTCACGGTCAACCCCTACCGGGGGTGCAGCCACGGATGCGTGGGGTGCTTCGCCCGCAACAGCCACACCTACCTCGATCTCGACTCCGGGCACGACTTCGACTCCCGCATCGTGGTGAAGGTGAACGCGCCAGAAGCGCTCCGGCGGGAACTGGCCACGCCCAAGTGGCGGGTGCGCAACGCCGGCGAGCCCATCGCCCTGGGCACCAACGTCGACTGCTACCAGCGCGCCGAAGGCCGCTACCGGCTCATGCCCGGGATCATCTCGGCCCTGCGCGACACCGGGCACCCGTTCTCGATCCTCACCCGGGGCCCGCTGATCCTGCGCGACCTCGACCTGCTGGCCGACGCCGCGCAGCACGTCGACGTCGGGCTCAACGTCTCCGTGCCGTTCGTCGACGACGGGCTGTCCCGGCTGTTCGAACCCGGCGCGGCGAATCCGAGCGCCCGGCTGAGGATCTGCGCGGCGCTCACCGAGCGCGGCCTCGACTGCGGCGTGCTGATGGCGCCGATCCTGCCCTACCTCAGCGATTCACCGAGGCAGCTGGCCGCCACGGTGCGCGCGATCGCCGAGGCCGGCGCCACCCGCATCATGCCCATCGTGCTGCACCTGCGCCCGGGCGCACGCGAGTGGTACCTCGCCTGGCTCAGGGAGCACCATCCCGGTCTGCTCCCCCGCTACGCCGAGCTGTACCGCGGCGGCTCCTACGCCCCGAAGGCCTACCAGCGCCGCATCGCCGAACGCGTGCGCGCGCTCGCCCGCGAGCACGGCATCGGGCGGCACGCCCCGACGGCCCGGTCGGCCGGACCGGCCGAGTCGGTCCCCGAGGCCCCGCGCGCGCCGCAGCGTCCGCGGGCCACCCAGCTCAGCCTGCTGTGA
- a CDS encoding isochorismate synthase produces MSVALETPQQLTVRTVALPDGRDLLTHLPERTPLAWIRRGEGLVAWGEAARLTLPAESDGSGAERFRAAAHWLSAIMSGADIDDAVGLPGTGPVVFGGFTFDPGSPDSTLVLPRVIVGRRGGRTWLTTVCDRPGAHPSDILTAMTPVRPVGPLHWSEGTLSTPEWGDAVASAVARIRGGDLDKVVLARDAHAEADSDIDARALLARLTRDYADCYAFSVAGMVGATPELLIRREGDAVTSLVLAGTRPRGATCERDGELAAELTGSDKDVEEHGYAVDSLRETLSPLCSAIEVSEEPELLRLANVQHLASPVRATLLPGASTLDVVAAMHPTAAVGGTPTATAMRVIRELEGMDRGRYAGPVGWVDAHGNGEWGIALRCAEIEGRRARLFAGCGIVAGSDPEAELAEADSKFRVMRGALTD; encoded by the coding sequence GTGAGTGTCGCCCTTGAAACGCCGCAGCAGCTGACCGTCCGCACCGTCGCCCTGCCGGACGGCCGCGATCTCCTCACCCACCTGCCGGAGCGCACGCCCCTGGCGTGGATCCGGCGCGGTGAGGGACTGGTCGCCTGGGGCGAGGCCGCCCGGCTGACGCTGCCGGCCGAGAGCGACGGCTCGGGCGCCGAACGGTTCCGGGCGGCGGCGCACTGGCTGTCGGCGATCATGTCCGGCGCCGACATCGACGACGCCGTGGGGCTGCCCGGCACCGGGCCGGTCGTCTTCGGCGGCTTCACCTTCGACCCCGGTTCGCCCGACTCCACCCTGGTTCTGCCCCGCGTCATCGTGGGGCGGCGCGGCGGGCGGACCTGGCTCACCACGGTCTGCGACCGCCCGGGGGCCCACCCCAGCGACATCCTGACCGCGATGACCCCGGTCCGGCCGGTGGGGCCGCTGCACTGGTCGGAGGGCACGCTCAGTACACCGGAGTGGGGCGACGCGGTCGCCTCGGCCGTGGCGCGCATCCGCGGCGGCGACCTGGACAAGGTCGTGCTGGCGCGCGACGCGCACGCCGAGGCCGACTCCGACATCGACGCCAGGGCGCTGCTGGCCCGGCTGACCCGCGACTACGCCGACTGCTACGCCTTCTCCGTCGCCGGGATGGTCGGCGCGACGCCGGAGCTGCTGATCAGGCGCGAGGGCGACGCGGTCACCTCCCTGGTGCTGGCCGGGACCCGGCCGCGCGGCGCGACGTGCGAGCGGGACGGGGAGCTGGCGGCGGAGCTGACCGGGTCGGACAAGGACGTCGAGGAGCACGGCTACGCCGTCGACTCGCTGCGCGAGACGCTGTCGCCGCTGTGCTCGGCGATCGAGGTGTCGGAGGAGCCCGAACTGCTGCGGCTGGCCAACGTGCAGCACCTGGCCTCGCCCGTGCGCGCCACGCTGCTGCCCGGGGCCTCGACCCTGGACGTGGTCGCCGCGATGCACCCGACGGCCGCCGTCGGCGGCACCCCCACGGCGACGGCGATGCGGGTCATCCGCGAGCTGGAGGGCATGGACCGCGGCCGCTACGCCGGCCCGGTGGGCTGGGTGGACGCGCACGGAAACGGCGAGTGGGGGATCGCGCTGCGCTGCGCCGAGATCGAGGGGCGCCGAGCCCGGCTGTTCGCCGGCTGCGGCATCGTCGCCGGCTCCGACCCCGAGGCCGAACTCGCCGAGGCCGACTCCAAGTTCCGCGTGATGCGCGGGGCGCTGACGGACTGA
- a CDS encoding PadR family transcriptional regulator, with translation MALREQSYLMLLALTEGPRHGYAIITAVRDLSDGRVRIGAGTLYGALDRLSGEGLVSVSREEIVNGRNRRYYRLTEDGQRVLAEETERLARLAALARRLLAPRPQPGMGAL, from the coding sequence ATGGCATTGCGAGAGCAGAGTTACCTGATGCTGCTGGCCCTCACCGAGGGGCCGCGGCACGGCTACGCGATCATCACGGCGGTGCGTGACCTCTCCGACGGCCGGGTGCGCATCGGCGCGGGCACCCTGTACGGCGCGCTGGACCGGCTCTCCGGTGAGGGGCTGGTCTCGGTGTCCAGGGAGGAGATCGTCAACGGCCGCAACCGCCGCTACTACCGGTTGACCGAGGACGGGCAGCGGGTGCTGGCCGAGGAGACCGAGCGACTGGCGCGCCTGGCCGCGCTCGCCCGCAGGCTCCTGGCCCCGCGCCCGCAGCCGGGGATGGGAGCCCTCTGA
- a CDS encoding cupin domain-containing protein, whose translation MTVSTTHHVLHMTSLRQWRERGGELVPESLRTEGFAHASPDADTMLAVANAFYRRVSEPQVALVLDTDLLDAEVRWEAADPAPPPGVAADVRFPHVYGPIPEKAVVGVRHARRDPGGVFTAFEERGATAEALDLLPHPEGGWYRSTWRSPVEVAPEGYPGGRPTATGICFLLGPGESSRWHRVRSDEVWVFSRGGPLILSFGGTGRRPVPGREATLGPAVESGQLLQAVVPAGTWQSARPVGAEESVAGCFVSPGFDFADFEVEPQER comes from the coding sequence ATGACGGTCTCCACGACACACCACGTGCTGCACATGACGTCGCTGCGCCAATGGCGGGAGCGCGGCGGGGAGCTGGTCCCGGAGTCCCTGCGCACCGAGGGGTTCGCGCACGCCTCGCCCGATGCCGACACCATGCTGGCTGTGGCCAACGCCTTCTACCGCAGGGTGAGCGAGCCGCAGGTCGCGCTGGTCCTGGACACCGACCTGCTGGACGCCGAGGTGCGCTGGGAGGCCGCCGATCCCGCGCCGCCGCCCGGCGTGGCCGCGGACGTGCGGTTTCCGCACGTCTACGGGCCGATCCCGGAGAAGGCCGTCGTCGGCGTGCGGCACGCGCGCCGCGACCCCGGTGGCGTGTTCACCGCCTTCGAGGAGCGCGGTGCGACCGCGGAGGCGCTCGACCTGCTGCCGCACCCCGAAGGCGGCTGGTACCGCTCCACGTGGCGCTCGCCGGTCGAGGTCGCCCCCGAGGGCTACCCGGGCGGCCGCCCCACCGCCACCGGAATCTGCTTCCTGCTCGGCCCCGGCGAGTCCTCGCGCTGGCACCGGGTCCGCTCCGACGAGGTGTGGGTGTTCAGCCGCGGCGGCCCGCTGATCCTGTCCTTCGGCGGAACGGGGCGGCGGCCGGTTCCCGGACGCGAGGCCACCCTCGGCCCGGCCGTGGAGTCCGGGCAGCTACTGCAGGCCGTCGTGCCCGCGGGCACCTGGCAGAGCGCCCGCCCCGTCGGTGCCGAGGAGAGCGTGGCCGGCTGCTTCGTCTCGCCCGGCTTCGACTTCGCCGACTTCGAGGTGGAGCCGCAGGAGCGGTAG